The Teredinibacter sp. KSP-S5-2 genome includes a window with the following:
- the tssC gene encoding type VI secretion system contractile sheath large subunit: protein MANNEEQVADSSQEAEAQEISFLDQAISATKQTPKDQTEDLLKALTKEALSGSLQWDKNLSVTINNAIAAIDAAMSKQLAAVMHNEKFQKLEGSWRGLNHLVMNSETGSQMKIRMMNISKKELSRDLEKAVEFDQSQIFKKIYESEFGIAGGEPYAALIGDYEFSSHPEDVSLLSKMSNVAAAGFCPFLSAAAPEMFGFESYTELSKPRDLEKIFDSAEYIQWRSFRDSDDSRFVTLAMPRVLARLPYGEATKPVESFNYEEAATNEIGQHVTSEHDTYCWMNAAYALGTTLTKAFAEYGWCTSIRGAEGGGKVEGLPSHTFVSDDGDMDQKCPTEIGITDRREAELSKLGFLPLCHYKNTDYAVFFGAQTTQKPKKFDNPDATANAAISARLPYIMATSRIAHFLKVMARDKVGSFMEASEAEEWLNKWISNYVNGTPGASAEMKARYPLAEARVEVKEVPGQPGVFNAVAWMRPWLQMEELTASLRLVANIPKAG from the coding sequence ATGGCGAATAATGAAGAACAAGTAGCAGATAGCAGCCAGGAGGCGGAAGCCCAGGAAATCAGTTTCCTTGATCAGGCAATCTCTGCAACTAAGCAAACTCCTAAAGACCAAACTGAGGATTTGCTAAAGGCACTAACTAAAGAAGCATTATCCGGCTCATTACAGTGGGATAAAAACCTATCAGTAACGATTAACAATGCCATTGCTGCCATCGACGCGGCGATGTCAAAGCAGCTTGCTGCTGTTATGCACAATGAGAAATTCCAGAAACTGGAAGGCTCATGGCGAGGATTGAACCATCTGGTAATGAACTCGGAAACAGGTTCTCAGATGAAAATCCGCATGATGAATATCAGCAAGAAAGAATTAAGCCGTGACCTTGAGAAAGCGGTTGAATTCGACCAAAGCCAGATTTTCAAGAAAATCTACGAAAGTGAATTTGGTATTGCCGGTGGTGAACCTTATGCAGCGTTGATTGGTGACTACGAATTCAGTTCTCACCCAGAAGACGTATCGCTACTTTCAAAAATGTCTAACGTTGCGGCTGCGGGCTTCTGTCCTTTCCTATCCGCTGCAGCACCTGAGATGTTTGGTTTTGAAAGCTACACAGAGTTGTCCAAACCTCGCGATCTTGAAAAGATTTTCGACTCGGCAGAATACATCCAATGGCGCAGTTTCCGCGATAGCGATGACTCTCGCTTTGTTACATTGGCAATGCCCCGTGTATTGGCTCGTTTACCATATGGTGAGGCAACCAAGCCCGTTGAATCATTCAACTATGAAGAAGCGGCAACAAACGAAATTGGTCAGCACGTTACCAGTGAACATGACACTTATTGCTGGATGAACGCAGCCTATGCCTTGGGTACAACCTTAACAAAAGCGTTTGCTGAATACGGTTGGTGTACCAGTATCCGCGGTGCAGAAGGTGGCGGTAAAGTTGAAGGCTTACCAAGTCACACCTTCGTCAGTGATGACGGCGACATGGATCAGAAGTGTCCAACCGAGATTGGTATTACTGACCGTCGTGAAGCAGAGCTTAGTAAACTTGGTTTCTTGCCATTGTGTCACTACAAAAATACTGATTACGCGGTGTTCTTCGGTGCACAAACCACTCAGAAACCTAAGAAATTTGATAACCCGGATGCAACTGCAAACGCGGCGATTTCTGCTCGCTTGCCATACATCATGGCGACCTCTCGTATTGCTCACTTCTTGAAAGTAATGGCTCGAGATAAAGTCGGTTCCTTTATGGAAGCGTCTGAAGCGGAAGAATGGTTGAACAAGTGGATCAGCAACTATGTAAATGGAACGCCAGGCGCAAGTGCTGAAATGAAAGCCCGCTACCCACTAGCAGAAGCGCGTGTTGAAGTTAAAGAAGTACCAGGTCAACCTGGTGTATTCAACGCAGTGGCCTGGATGCGTCCTTGGCTGCAAATGGAAGAATTGACTGCCTCGTTACGGTTGGTAGCCAATATTCCTAAAGCAGGCTAA
- the tssC gene encoding type VI secretion system contractile sheath large subunit gives MTSNIVLPDSQPEKDPSAFRIDLDLLYTQDAYIKNLDDFLAEKNYKRALEYWLKEYEDYQRLEDAQEIKEALHHSIAEIDHKINDQLNIILHTPKFQKLEASWRGLWSLVEQVEGTKNIKVKVLDINWSEVSKDIGRALDFDQSQLFQKVYNEEYGTPGGEPYGVLIGDYTISHRPSPDNPYNDIATMEGIAQIAAASFSPFVTSAAPELFGIDSFAELGQPINLKNIFTQQEYIKWNALRNKADSRFLGLTLPRVLMRLPYRKTPGSYKGVYFQEKLSHDGLTGYLWGNACYAFARILIREFDNVGWFGHIRGVPRNQLGGGLLTNMAVDHFPTDSEGLIAKPTTDVIITDAVEKELSEIGLIPLCQCYDVPFAAFYNNQSVQRPKDYKEKNTEVNARLSAMLQHVLCGSRVAHYIKVMIRDKIGSFISAAECESFLRKWLFKYTTGREDLDWEEQARFPLREAAVKVREHPEKPGQYLCVIHLVPHYQIDQMVSELELVTELAQTK, from the coding sequence GTGACATCGAATATCGTATTACCGGACTCTCAGCCAGAAAAGGACCCGTCTGCCTTTCGGATAGACTTGGATCTGCTGTACACCCAGGATGCTTATATTAAAAACCTGGATGATTTTCTCGCAGAAAAAAATTACAAACGAGCACTTGAGTATTGGTTAAAAGAATACGAGGATTACCAGCGTTTAGAAGACGCACAGGAAATAAAAGAAGCGCTTCACCACAGCATTGCAGAAATTGATCATAAAATTAATGATCAACTTAACATCATACTTCACACCCCCAAGTTCCAAAAACTCGAAGCCTCGTGGCGAGGTTTATGGTCTCTTGTTGAGCAGGTTGAAGGTACCAAAAATATTAAAGTCAAAGTTTTAGATATCAACTGGAGCGAAGTGTCGAAAGACATTGGCCGAGCGTTGGACTTTGACCAAAGCCAGTTATTTCAAAAAGTATACAACGAGGAATACGGTACACCCGGGGGTGAACCATATGGCGTATTAATCGGCGATTACACGATTAGCCACCGCCCATCCCCAGACAATCCCTATAACGACATCGCCACGATGGAAGGCATTGCACAAATTGCCGCCGCGTCATTTTCTCCTTTTGTGACATCTGCGGCTCCAGAGTTATTTGGCATTGATAGTTTTGCCGAACTTGGCCAGCCGATAAACCTGAAGAATATTTTTACCCAGCAGGAATACATAAAGTGGAACGCGTTAAGAAATAAAGCGGATTCGCGTTTTCTGGGTTTAACATTACCCAGAGTGTTAATGCGTCTTCCCTACCGAAAAACGCCCGGTAGCTATAAAGGCGTGTATTTTCAGGAAAAGCTGTCTCACGATGGTTTAACCGGTTATTTATGGGGCAATGCCTGTTACGCCTTTGCTCGAATATTAATTCGGGAATTTGATAACGTTGGTTGGTTTGGCCATATTCGAGGCGTTCCCAGAAATCAACTTGGCGGTGGCCTGCTGACCAATATGGCGGTAGATCACTTCCCTACCGATTCAGAAGGATTAATCGCAAAACCCACAACGGACGTCATTATTACGGATGCCGTAGAAAAAGAGTTGAGTGAGATTGGGCTTATTCCATTGTGCCAATGCTACGATGTGCCATTTGCCGCGTTCTATAACAACCAGTCGGTACAACGTCCAAAAGACTATAAAGAAAAAAATACCGAAGTGAATGCCCGGCTGTCCGCCATGTTACAACACGTACTCTGCGGTTCACGCGTGGCGCACTATATTAAAGTCATGATCCGTGACAAAATTGGCTCTTTTATCAGTGCCGCAGAATGTGAAAGCTTTTTACGTAAGTGGCTATTTAAATATACAACTGGTCGGGAAGACCTCGACTGGGAAGAACAGGCGCGTTTCCCATTACGAGAGGCCGCAGTCAAAGTTCGCGAGCACCCGGAAAAACCCGGGCAGTATTTGTGTGTTATTCACTTGGTGCCACATTATCAAATCGATCAAATGGTATCCGAACTGGAACTGGTCACTGAACTGGCGCAAACGAAATAA
- the tssE gene encoding type VI secretion system baseplate subunit TssE, whose protein sequence is MARVDKKKNLRPSILDRLIDDEPHLQVETEKTRHQRLKELRNSVRRDLENLLNSRYRVISPPEELQESNTSLLNYGLPDLATVNIVDLDKKREFTQNLERVLKTYEPRFKSVKVSYQDNKDNTDRTLRFRIDATLYADPAPEIVVFDSILEPASRAVNVEESQHG, encoded by the coding sequence ATGGCTAGAGTTGATAAGAAAAAGAATTTACGACCATCGATACTGGATCGCTTAATTGATGATGAACCACATCTACAGGTCGAAACAGAAAAGACTCGCCACCAACGCTTAAAAGAATTAAGAAACAGCGTTAGACGGGATCTGGAAAACCTTTTGAATTCGCGTTATCGGGTCATTTCACCACCAGAAGAATTACAGGAATCCAATACTTCGCTACTGAATTATGGCTTACCCGATTTGGCCACTGTGAATATTGTTGACCTCGATAAAAAACGCGAATTTACCCAGAACCTTGAACGCGTATTAAAAACATATGAGCCTCGCTTTAAATCCGTCAAAGTGAGCTACCAAGACAACAAAGATAATACTGACCGCACACTTCGATTCCGTATCGATGCCACACTCTACGCTGATCCTGCGCCCGAGATCGTGGTATTCGACTCTATTTTGGAACCGGCATCGCGAGCGGTAAACGTGGAAGAATCTCAACATGGCTGA
- the tssF gene encoding type VI secretion system baseplate subunit TssF, with the protein MADELLPYYEKELAFIRQMGASFAKEHPKVAGRLGISSDTIEDPHVSRLIEGFAYLNARIQHKLDDDFPELSDAILSVLFPHYQRPIPSTSIVQFVPDKDQLDAPYTVERHTLLETEHFQGENCRFSTVYETELLPVEVSDASLVGIPFSTPGSDSVRGAAGVLKLTIKGFTPDISLPEIELDKLRFYLKGQTQHVHPLYELLLSKCLNVVMTASETDTSPVFLGKDIIKSVGFDSQDALLPYPPGSFVGYRVLTEFFVFPEKYMFIDIEGLKDKLPENVTDEINLYIYFSESDVELEHNISAETFVMGCSPVVNLFSHTADPIKLDHTQTEYQIIPDIRRPIGYEVYSVDKVTASSPDGDKKDYLPFYGLTHAQHDTEEYAYWIANRRHAKLSNYERDDGTDVFLSLVDLKFNPNVPSDKTLLLETTCSNRDLPAKLPYNMDHPKLQCVESAPPCERIRCLTQPTAVVRPPLRDHARWRLISHLNLNHLSITGRDDATNALKEILRLYDFKDSSVSRALVESIYEVDTRAISAPLPIEGRATMCRGIEVEITLDDSQLTGSSAYLFASVLEHFFGLYCSINSFSRVLVKIKSKEGYLKKCPPRAGEKILL; encoded by the coding sequence ATGGCTGATGAGTTACTGCCCTATTACGAAAAAGAATTGGCTTTTATTCGCCAGATGGGGGCGTCCTTTGCCAAAGAACACCCCAAAGTAGCTGGACGACTGGGCATCAGTTCAGACACGATTGAAGACCCCCATGTATCACGTTTGATTGAAGGCTTTGCTTATCTCAATGCCAGAATTCAACACAAACTGGATGACGATTTTCCAGAATTAAGTGATGCCATACTCAGTGTGTTATTTCCGCACTACCAACGTCCAATTCCGTCGACCTCTATTGTCCAATTTGTGCCAGACAAAGATCAGCTGGACGCACCGTATACTGTTGAACGACACACCCTTCTGGAAACGGAGCACTTCCAGGGCGAGAACTGTCGTTTCTCAACCGTGTATGAAACTGAGTTGCTACCCGTCGAAGTCAGCGATGCTTCCCTGGTCGGTATTCCTTTTTCTACTCCCGGTTCAGACTCCGTTCGCGGCGCAGCAGGGGTATTAAAACTCACCATAAAAGGCTTTACGCCAGATATTTCTCTGCCGGAAATTGAGTTGGATAAACTGCGTTTTTATTTGAAAGGACAAACGCAGCACGTCCACCCGCTATATGAATTATTACTCAGCAAATGTCTCAACGTGGTCATGACTGCATCAGAGACAGACACCTCGCCGGTATTTCTGGGTAAAGACATCATTAAGTCCGTTGGGTTTGATAGTCAGGATGCACTCCTGCCCTACCCTCCCGGTTCGTTCGTTGGCTATCGGGTGCTGACTGAGTTTTTTGTCTTTCCCGAAAAATACATGTTTATCGACATTGAAGGGTTAAAAGATAAATTACCTGAAAACGTAACCGATGAAATAAACCTGTATATTTATTTCTCCGAGTCGGATGTCGAGCTGGAACATAATATTTCTGCGGAAACCTTTGTTATGGGCTGTTCACCAGTGGTGAATTTATTCTCCCATACTGCAGACCCGATTAAACTCGACCACACTCAAACGGAATATCAAATTATCCCGGATATTCGCCGACCAATAGGATACGAAGTTTATTCGGTTGATAAAGTGACCGCGTCGTCCCCAGACGGCGATAAAAAAGATTATCTGCCTTTTTATGGGTTAACCCACGCCCAGCATGACACAGAAGAATATGCCTATTGGATCGCCAACCGACGACACGCCAAATTAAGTAACTATGAGCGCGACGACGGCACTGACGTCTTTTTAAGTTTGGTGGATTTAAAATTTAATCCGAATGTTCCCAGTGATAAAACTCTTCTGCTGGAAACCACATGCAGCAATAGGGATCTACCGGCCAAACTGCCATACAATATGGATCACCCTAAATTACAGTGTGTGGAAAGTGCGCCACCATGTGAGCGCATACGCTGCCTGACACAACCAACAGCGGTTGTCCGACCACCACTAAGAGATCACGCACGCTGGCGATTAATTTCGCACCTGAACTTAAATCATTTGTCCATTACCGGGCGAGATGATGCCACTAACGCGTTAAAAGAAATTTTACGGTTGTACGACTTCAAGGATTCCTCCGTGTCACGCGCACTTGTCGAGTCAATTTACGAAGTGGATACACGCGCGATTAGTGCCCCGCTTCCCATTGAAGGGCGGGCAACCATGTGCAGGGGCATTGAAGTTGAAATCACTCTGGACGATTCGCAACTCACTGGTAGCAGTGCGTACTTGTTTGCCAGCGTACTCGAACACTTTTTTGGGCTTTATTGCTCAATAAACTCTTTCTCAAGGGTTTTGGTTAAAATTAAAAGTAAAGAAGGTTATCTGAAAAAATGCCCACCAAGAGCCGGGGAAAAAATACTTCTGTAA
- the tssG gene encoding type VI secretion system baseplate subunit TssG gives MPTKSRGKNTSVIDLLKQQPQGFDFLQAIRLIERSAAFKNRSTQLGGAHLPPVNAVAKFTPPNSECVRFRNRQSLSFPVTEINHLDGDANPDNIKQWEIYTSFLGLTGSHGVLPFHYTEMILQRIRQKDPSLMEFFDLFNHRIISLFYQASLKYKLPLEYERKRLTAPSNNNQVKDSATQLLNSIIGFGTRGLHNRLVVKDESLIYYGGLFSQQIRTASGLKQILSSYFGIPVKLEEFLGRWQELIDDIRTRLPDKQTPKGQNVCLGRSAMLGNRGWFAQGKIRIVLGPLNREQFYTFSPGSSALKALNELVRTYIGVENDYDFNILVNRADIPDKVTLDSKDQPIMGWNTWLASKPKPDDESNTMKISISASRLN, from the coding sequence ATGCCCACCAAGAGCCGGGGAAAAAATACTTCTGTAATTGATCTGCTTAAACAGCAGCCGCAAGGATTCGACTTTCTACAGGCAATTCGTCTGATAGAACGTAGCGCTGCGTTTAAAAATCGATCAACCCAACTCGGAGGGGCGCACCTGCCCCCGGTGAATGCAGTCGCGAAATTTACGCCCCCAAACAGTGAGTGCGTACGCTTTCGCAACCGGCAATCACTCTCTTTTCCGGTAACAGAAATTAACCACCTGGATGGGGACGCAAATCCAGACAATATTAAACAGTGGGAAATTTATACCAGCTTTCTTGGGTTAACCGGTTCTCACGGTGTACTGCCATTTCACTATACAGAAATGATTCTGCAGCGAATTCGACAAAAAGACCCGTCCTTGATGGAATTCTTTGATTTGTTTAACCACAGAATTATTTCGCTGTTTTATCAAGCATCACTCAAATATAAATTACCGCTGGAATACGAACGTAAACGTTTAACCGCCCCAAGCAATAACAATCAGGTTAAAGACTCCGCAACTCAACTACTGAATTCCATTATCGGTTTTGGTACCCGAGGTTTACACAATCGCCTGGTAGTCAAAGATGAATCCCTAATTTACTATGGTGGATTGTTTAGCCAGCAAATCCGTACCGCTTCCGGTTTAAAACAGATACTCTCCAGTTATTTTGGTATCCCGGTAAAACTGGAAGAGTTTCTCGGGCGCTGGCAGGAATTAATTGACGATATCCGAACCCGGTTACCAGACAAACAAACACCAAAAGGGCAAAATGTCTGCCTCGGCCGTTCAGCCATGTTGGGCAACCGCGGCTGGTTCGCTCAAGGTAAAATACGCATCGTATTGGGGCCACTTAATCGGGAACAGTTTTATACATTCTCCCCTGGCAGCAGTGCATTAAAAGCACTTAATGAATTAGTAAGAACTTATATTGGTGTTGAAAACGATTATGACTTCAACATCCTGGTGAATCGAGCAGATATTCCCGATAAAGTCACGCTCGACAGTAAAGATCAACCCATCATGGGCTGGAATACCTGGCTTGCCAGTAAACCCAAACCCGATGATGAATCCAATACTATGAAAATATCTATTTCGGCATCACGGCTGAACTAG
- the tssH gene encoding type VI secretion system ATPase TssH: MISIDLKSLVGRMNEPCKLALEGAAGLCLSRTHYNVEIEHWLLKLLEISDSDMIAILEKFEINLGKFAQELNKELDHIKSGNSRAPALSPTIVDLAKNAWLLASVEYGHPQTTSAHVLAALMLDEGLRRSTGAINGELKKIPPESLRDVVRAIVGTTTESKTTQTGDSGAGGEGVPSGMPSKQPSLDKYTVNLTAAAKEGKIDAVLGRDEEIRQIIDILIRRRQNNPILTGEAGVGKTAVVEGFALRIVSGDVPDPLKGVTIRSLDLGLLQAGASVKGEFENRLKSVIAEVKASPDPIIMFIDEAHTMIGAGGKEGQGDAANLLKPALARGELRTIAATTWAEYKKYFERDPALTRRFQVVKIEEPNEEKGINMMRAISPMLDSHHKVNILDEAIVDSVRLSMRYIPGRQLPDKSVSLLDTACARVALSQSATPAAVEDTRRQIIQTEATIHSLGQENAALGNYQGKIDQLEAEKVALEEKLAEQEAQWDKEKEQVAAIHELQNKIEGDFNAQKLSEEDRAKEGAPTLLSDEERESTKEALHAALANLDEIQGDEPMIQVNVNSQAIAEVVANWTGIPVGKMVSDEINAILNLRDTLGKRVIGQQHALEAIAQSIRTSRAGLTDPRKPIGVFFMVGSSGVGKTETALALTDILYGGEQNITTINMSEFKEEHKVSMLLGSPPGYVGYGEGGVLTEAVRRKPYSVVLLDEMEKAHPGVQDIFYNVFDKGTIKDGEGRDIDFRNTVIIMTSNAGEEHIRAMCASGEELPEPEVLLDNFRPQLLQYFKPAFLGRTNVIPYYPLGDDDLMKICEINMRRIEKRVREHYDAKFSYDEDVILHIVARCQEVDTGARNIENILTRTMLPALAAECLAKMADGETITAIHVNVDEEGGFTYQIS; the protein is encoded by the coding sequence ATGATTAGCATAGATCTTAAATCCCTTGTAGGACGAATGAACGAACCCTGTAAGCTGGCACTGGAAGGTGCCGCCGGACTTTGTTTGTCCCGTACCCATTACAACGTTGAGATCGAGCATTGGCTTTTAAAGCTACTCGAAATTTCCGACAGCGATATGATCGCCATTCTGGAAAAATTCGAAATAAACCTCGGCAAGTTTGCCCAGGAATTAAATAAAGAGCTGGACCACATCAAGTCGGGTAATTCACGCGCACCTGCACTCTCTCCCACTATTGTTGATTTAGCCAAAAACGCCTGGTTACTGGCTTCCGTTGAATACGGTCACCCACAAACCACATCCGCCCATGTGCTTGCAGCCTTGATGTTGGACGAAGGCTTACGCCGGTCAACAGGTGCGATCAATGGTGAACTGAAAAAAATCCCACCAGAATCCTTACGCGATGTGGTCCGTGCAATCGTCGGCACCACCACTGAATCCAAAACCACGCAAACCGGTGACAGCGGTGCAGGTGGAGAAGGTGTTCCAAGCGGTATGCCAAGCAAGCAACCGTCTTTGGACAAATACACAGTTAACCTTACAGCTGCTGCGAAGGAAGGCAAAATCGATGCGGTACTTGGTCGCGATGAAGAAATTCGTCAAATCATCGATATCCTTATTCGACGTCGACAAAATAACCCAATCCTGACAGGTGAAGCCGGTGTGGGTAAAACCGCTGTGGTGGAAGGGTTCGCCTTACGGATTGTTTCTGGTGATGTACCCGATCCATTAAAAGGTGTAACCATTCGCAGCCTCGACCTCGGTTTATTACAAGCCGGCGCCAGCGTAAAAGGGGAATTTGAAAACCGCCTTAAATCGGTGATCGCCGAAGTAAAAGCCTCACCCGACCCGATTATTATGTTTATCGACGAGGCCCACACCATGATTGGTGCCGGTGGTAAAGAAGGTCAAGGCGATGCCGCAAACCTGCTTAAACCCGCATTGGCTCGCGGTGAATTGCGAACAATCGCAGCCACAACCTGGGCCGAATACAAAAAATATTTTGAACGCGACCCTGCATTAACTCGCCGCTTCCAGGTTGTGAAAATTGAAGAGCCAAATGAAGAAAAAGGCATCAACATGATGCGTGCCATTTCTCCAATGCTCGACTCACACCATAAAGTGAATATTCTGGATGAAGCCATTGTGGATTCTGTACGCTTATCAATGCGTTATATTCCAGGTCGTCAGCTTCCAGATAAATCGGTTTCTTTGTTAGATACCGCATGTGCTCGTGTAGCATTAAGTCAAAGTGCTACACCTGCTGCGGTTGAAGATACTCGCCGCCAAATTATTCAAACAGAAGCCACGATTCACTCCCTCGGTCAGGAAAACGCAGCCCTTGGCAATTACCAGGGTAAAATTGATCAGCTAGAAGCGGAAAAGGTTGCCCTAGAAGAAAAGCTTGCAGAACAGGAAGCTCAATGGGACAAAGAAAAAGAACAAGTTGCAGCAATTCATGAGCTGCAAAACAAAATTGAAGGTGACTTTAACGCGCAAAAACTTTCGGAAGAAGACCGTGCGAAAGAAGGTGCGCCCACCCTGCTAAGTGATGAAGAAAGAGAAAGCACCAAGGAAGCCTTACACGCGGCATTAGCTAACCTTGATGAAATTCAAGGCGATGAGCCAATGATTCAGGTTAATGTAAACAGCCAGGCAATTGCCGAAGTGGTTGCCAACTGGACCGGTATCCCTGTGGGCAAAATGGTGTCTGACGAAATTAATGCAATACTTAACCTTCGCGACACGCTTGGCAAACGCGTTATCGGCCAGCAGCATGCACTGGAAGCGATCGCACAAAGTATTCGTACTTCCCGCGCCGGTTTAACAGACCCACGTAAACCTATTGGTGTGTTCTTCATGGTCGGCTCCAGTGGTGTCGGTAAAACCGAAACTGCTTTGGCACTGACAGACATTCTCTACGGCGGTGAGCAAAACATTACCACCATTAACATGTCTGAGTTTAAAGAAGAACACAAAGTCTCCATGCTGCTTGGTTCTCCTCCCGGATATGTAGGCTATGGTGAAGGCGGTGTGCTTACCGAAGCAGTTCGACGCAAACCATACAGCGTGGTGCTATTGGACGAAATGGAAAAAGCCCACCCCGGTGTGCAAGACATCTTCTACAACGTTTTTGATAAGGGCACCATTAAAGACGGTGAAGGCCGTGATATCGATTTCCGCAATACGGTCATCATTATGACCTCCAACGCAGGTGAGGAACATATCCGGGCCATGTGTGCTTCTGGAGAAGAATTACCAGAACCAGAAGTATTGCTCGATAATTTCCGTCCACAATTATTACAATACTTCAAACCCGCATTCCTGGGTCGTACCAACGTTATTCCTTACTACCCGCTTGGTGACGACGATCTGATGAAGATCTGTGAAATCAACATGCGACGTATCGAAAAACGTGTACGTGAACACTACGATGCCAAGTTCAGCTACGACGAAGATGTCATCCTGCACATCGTTGCCCGTTGTCAGGAAGTGGATACCGGTGCGAGAAACATTGAAAATATATTAACGCGCACAATGTTGCCTGCCTTGGCGGCCGAGTGTTTAGCCAAAATGGCAGACGGTGAAACCATTACCGCAATTCACGTTAATGTAGATGAAGAAGGTGGTTTTACCTACCAAATTAGTTAA